CAGCAAAGATGATGTATGGCCTTGTATGGGTTAAGTAGATTAACCTTCCAATAAGTCTCTGATAAACTATTTTATCTTCTAAAAACTTATCTGCTTGATGCTGCTGAGTTACTTCATCAAATTCTGCTGTTGTTAGTTTTTGGTTTTGCTCAAGTGGTGTAAGAGCAACATTTGCTTCACTTAAACTAGTATCTTTGATGAGCTCTTGTGCATACTTCAGTTGATTTAGcaaaattccttattgagacctTAAAATCTCAATTCCAAGAAAGTATCTTAATTCTCCTAAATCcttcatattaaaattttggttcAGAATCCCTTTCAAGTCATTAATCATATCCGTGTTATTTCCAGTGATAAGAAGATCATCAACATATACTAGTATAATAAccatttttccttctttcttcttaGTGAAAAGAGAATAGTCATGCTTACTTTGCTTAAAACCAGCCGTCATAAGAGCTTCAATAAGCTTAGCATTCCACTGCTTGGATGCCTGCTTCAATTCATTCAAAGATTTCTGTAGTCAATATACCATACGTTCCCCCTGGCTGCTGAAACCCTTAGTCAAGGTCATAAAGACTTCTTCATAAAGGTTACCTTGAAGAAAGGGATTGGACACATCCATTTGACAAAGGGGCCAACTGAGAGAAGCAGTAAAAGCTAAAATGGTTTGGACAGTGACCATTTTAGCAATAGGAGAAAAAGTGTCCAAGTAATCAATCCCTTCTTTCTAATTAAACCCTTTGGCAACCATTCGAGCCTTATATCTCTCTATTTCACCAGAGGCTCAAAGTTTAACCTTGTACACCCATTTACAGCCTATAAGAACCTTCCCTAGAGGCAAAGGTACAACAGTCCATGTATGATTAGATTCTAAGGCCTGAATTTCTTCTTGCATGGCTTGAATCCAGTGGGGAGATTTTCGACCTCAAAATAGGAAAGAGGCTCAGTAATATGTTCAAGGGAAGAAACAAAGGCGTGAGTATTTATAGGTAAATGAGACAAAAAAATAAAACTAGAAGAAGAATGTGAAGAGGAAGAACTTGTGGATGAAGAAGATTGGTAGGGATGAACAAAACCTTGTAACCAAGAAGGGGGCTTAATGGTTCTGCTAGATCTTCTAAGTTCAACAATGGGCAGATTAGAAGAGACTAGAGGGTGAGATGTACTTACTGAAGCTGGGACAGATTGGGGTACAGTAAAGAAGAAGTGGAGGGGTACTTCGTAGAGGATTTATTGGAGAAGAATGAGTAGGGGTGGAAATGATAGAAGTAGGAATGAGCAAGAATTCTGAATCTGGTATTACAGGGGTAGGCGAAAACAAAACAGGAAACTCAATAGAATTGAACTGAAAAGGAAACACATCTTCAACAAACTTGACATTTCTGCTGACAAAATCTTTTAGATTCCAAACAAAACAATACATAACCTTTTTGAGAAGAAGAATATCCTagaaaaattgaagaaaatgatTTGGAAGAAAACTTATCAGAATAATGGCGTTTTACCGCAAAACATAGACACCCAAAAACACGAAAGTGGGAAAATCTGGAGGTTTTTTATAGAGCAGTTCAAATGGTGTTTTCCAAGCTGGATTAGAGGAATGGAGCCTATTTATAATGTAACAGGCAGCTAAAATGCAGTCACCCCAGAATTTAATTGGAACATTTGATTGAAAACGTAAAGCACGAGCAATTTCTAATAGATGTTTATGCTTACGCTCAACAATGCCATTTTGCTGAAGTGTATCAACACATGAACTTTGATGGAACTCAGAACCATTATCACTCCTAAAAATTTGAATTACAACAGAAAATTGAGTTTTGACCATCATAAAGAACTGTTTAAAAGCTAAAACAACATCAGATTTAAGCTTTAGCAAGTACACCCAGGTCATTCTAGTGTGATCATCCACAATGGTTAAGAAAAAACGATGTCCACTATGGGTGGACACCCTATAAGGCCTCTAAACATCAACATGTATCAAACTAAATAGAGTCTCTACCCTAGAAATACTTGTTGGAAAAGACAATTTAGATTGTCTAGCCATGGGACATATAGAACAAGTGAAATCTTTATTAATTGTCAAATTATCAAAGAAAGACAAATGATATAACTTGTTCATAGGCACATTCCCTAATCTAGCATGCCATAAGGGAATCTTATTTGCAATAGAGGTCATACAAGAAACAGAATCGGgtaaaaaataaccattatgtaACAAAGGGAATTGAGGTAAAGAAACTGAGTTGGACAATGATAGAAGAGAACCAGGGGACCTAACTAAAGAAGAAGAAGGCTCAAATAAGTAGAGTCCATTCAGGTCTCTACCAATCCCCTTCATCCTGCCATTGGAGAGATCCTGCAAGAGGCAGAAATCAGGGTAAAAAATTACTGCACAATGCAAATCTTGAGCCAATTTGGAAACAGAAACAAGATTATGGTTAAAGGTGGGTATACAAAGAACATTAGTGAGGGTAATATCAGGAGATAAAGGAAAAGAACCAGAATGAGTGATAGGAGAGTGTTTACCATTAGGAAGCTGAATAGAACGGGAATTAGGAGGGTAAGCAATAGGCAAATTCAGACCCTTAGAATCAAAACATATATGATTAGTTGCACCAGTGTCCAAAATCCAGGAAAAATTACTATAAACTGAAAAAAGAATAGAAGGTATACCTGCACAATTTACAACAGGTGCAATAGCAGCTTGATTCTTATTCAGCAACTCCAAGATCCAGGAATATTGTTGAGGAGTGAAGACAGGGGCACTCTGAGGATTAAGTACAGCTTGAGGACTAAGTGGAGACTCATCAGAGGAAACGGCAAGAGTAGCTTGAGAAGCATTCTTACAGTTGAACTTAAAGTCAAGTGGGAATCCAATCAATCGGTAACAGGATTCTTTCTTATGCCCCTTCAACTTACAAAAATCACATGTACCAATGAACTTCTTATGGTTTCTAGATGCTGTAGAAGACAAAGTAATAGGATCTGGAGTATGAGATAAAACAGAGGAAAAACTCCTTTGAGCTTCTTCTTGGACAATCATGGAATATGCCCGATTCACTGAAGGTAAAGGTTGCATAAAGAGGATCTGGCTTCGAGCTGTAGCATAAGTCTCATTGAGACCCATCAAGAATTGGAATAACTGCTGCTGATGAATATGACTCAAATTTTGCTGAGCGACTTCTCATTTATAAGCGGAAAAAGATACTAGAGTAGTGTATTCATCACAAAGCAACTTTAATTGCGTGAAATAAGAAAAAACAATAGCATCACCTTGAGTAAGATGTACAATGGATCAATGGAGAAAGAAAATACGGGAACCATCCACCTTGCTAAATTGATCCTTGAGATAGACAAATCCGGATTCACTGTGTTGAGAATCCAGGAAAGCACAAAAGCATTACACCGATCCCATTGAGCACGAAGAGATTCAGGATAAACTCGACAACCACTGTCGACGAACCTTAGCTTGTTCTTCGCAAACAAAGCAATTCGAAGCGAACGGCTCCAAACTGTATAGTTCTCAACACCGGTAAAACTATGAGAAAAAAAGATCGTTCCCGGTGTATCTGATGGATGAAGGAACAAAGGATGGTGAAATCAATATCGTCCATGAAAATGAGGATTTGCGcctaagaagagagaaaagaaacagCCCAGAGCTAAAAAAATGGCTCATCTGATACCATGTCAGAAAGTGTAAAGAATGTATCTGTATTCTCATAAATCATAAGGTTAcaactattaaatatttatacAACTTAGGCTCAACTAATTCATAACAAAAAAACTAACTATTCTAACTGGTTCAATAACCAATAACTCTTTCTACAAAGACACTTACAAATAGTCTTGAACCAAATGAGGAACCATTAAGGTTCCTTCCTTTATGATGAATCATGGAATCAAAGGATGAGGAGTTAAGGGGATATGAAATGGTGTTACTTCAATCAATAAAGCAATATTGGAGAAAAGCAGTTACTTCAACCAATAAAGCGATATTGGAGAAAAGCAACAACCAAATCCGAGAAAAACAACCACTCTAGTACACCCCTTTCCTTGCATTGCCATGTGCCAACTGGGAAGGAAAAAACTTCACACTTCAAATCTTCTAAGAATTCCAATCAATCACCCTTAACCAGAGGACAATGACGAGGAAAGGATAAAAATATATGTAAGAGGGGAAAGTAAACAATGATTGACAGAAACTCAAAATGATTAGAAATAGAAAAAGATTTGGGAAGAAGAAAAGGAGAAGTCTATTTGCATTAGGCTAAACCccaaaggaaaaaggaaggattgcAAATGTTGATGTACTATCCTTGAAGGAAGGATTCCAAATGTTGATGTACTATCCTTGAACAAATGGTACCAAACTTGAACAAATGACCTTTAttcatgtttatttatttttaagcttGAACATATTCACAAGCATAAATGAATTAAACACGCTTTCTTTGTGTTCAAATGTTTAATTAACGAGtctcaaatttttatttattttgagaaaaaatataaacaaataaaaattgaaatgctCACGAATTGTTAGCCGATCATTCTGTTCATTTACAACCCTAAACTTAAACTAGACAATCTGCATAGATTCCATTAACACCAAAGCGTGTGCATACGTTGAAAAGATAACCATCCTTAAACAAGTTTTTGGTGAAACTTGTTGTGAGGTACAAACGTTTTAACAAGGTGAAGATATACTTGGCCAGGCCGGCTGGCATGAAAGAAAAGATCAGGCAAGGTGACTGCCCGAGATCCAACAAAGTTTTTAGAAAAATGTCATACAAAATACAGTACACAACATATGATATTACTATCAAAAGGACAATGGCAAGCCACTCGGCAAATCTATGTTTGTTGACCAACTTCATTAACCTCTGAGCATTCCAAACTAGGGCTTCTGCCGAATGTTCTGTTTCCATTCATTAACATAGAAATCTTGAGTCTCTAGTATTTAATGAAGATGCATTAAGCCTTTACCATAGTTAAACAATACCCACCATTTTCATACCAATTATTACTCCGATCATTGCcttaaaagtaaaatatatacGTTTCAGCTTTAATTTACTCTTTCCAAAAACCAAATTTACAAAGTTAACCAAATTAGATGTTTGTATTGGACAGAGAGAAAAGGAAGTAGTTTCCAGGTTGGTTGGGTGGTGGATGATACAAAACCAATCCAATTCCAGTATAACAACATATGCTACAAGGGACAAATTGCATGGCATTACATTGCAGCCGTCCAGAGCCAGTATTTGAGAAGCAAAATTGTTTCACTTGGTTCTGGGTGGCTTATCTAATGCAAATGCCAAATCTTTTTTTCACTTTGGGAGGCTTCCATGGCGGCGTAtatcaaacaacaaaaaacaCAATTTCCTTATGTGAACAGTGGACAATATACGTGGTATGCAACAACAAACAATCACTCCAATCTTGTGCACTTCTTATCATTAGTTCTCAACAAATAGATATTCCTGCCAGCCTAACCAAGATTTGGCATGAGAAACTTAGCTAACCATGTCGATAAACCTCATATTTGCACACCAAACCTCATCTATTCCAACTTTCTGGTTAAAGATTCAACCCGTCACAAATGAATCAGCTTTCTCAGCTCCCACCTGCATACACTCCAACATTATTTTCTGACAAATAGTAATCAAATACCCTACTTGACAAACCTTTTCCCTCCCAATCATAAAACATAACTAGACTTTTGGCAGATAAAAAAGAACGGAAATAAAAATGCCAACTTGCATAAAAAAAGGTAATGGAGCCTCAAGCCTGGAAATACCTCTGATTTGGCCAGAATGAGATGCCACTTCAGAAACACTGGGTATTGGTTTAGTGGGCATTGACGAAGGCAATGCAACTTCTCCATCCTTATCTGGAACTTGTGAAGCCTCCAAAAGCCTGGAAAACGTTGCTCTTTGATTTCTAGTTGGCATAGAGAAGCTTCTCGGTACTATCAAAGGTGGAGTCGGTAGACGAGATGCTCCACTTACTGCCAGTGGAGAAATATTACTTGCAGAAAGCTCTTGATTTCTCAAGATTAGAGAAGCAGAGTGACCAACCAAGGAAGGAGATTTTGCTGACTTGGCAGCTGAACTATTAGGCGGCCTTGGAAGCTCATGAAGCTCGTTTAATCTGGGTGAAGAAACAAGGGGAGGTGATGCACTTGGGGATACTCTGGGAGGTGATAATGATCGAGGAATTGTTAAATGAGAAAATACTGCAGAAGCTAAATGAGGAAGTTCAGCTGATGGGATGGAACTGGTTGCCGATAAAATTGGCTTTGTTGACAATTGTTTACTAGTTAATGGACCAGAAAcagcttttctttttatttttttggctTCAGTGGAATCCAACTGGGTAGATTCTCGTCCTTCAGACAAAGGAGGGGGTAGTTGTGTAGAGGTACTATTACTACTGTTGGTCTCCTTGAGACCTGACTCAGAATTCAAGATGGTAAACTCTGATGGTTGACCGTCGCCAgaatctttctcacgattctttTGCTCTAGCGGGGAAGAATGCCATGTATTGTATGGATGCCCAGCTACATTTGTAGGTTTTGTGTGTGAAATGGAGCTATTTGTTCTTGAAGAAACTGCAAATGTTGAATCATTTGGTGTTGGAAGAACATATGTGTTGGACGTTCTTGTAGATGACTGAAGCATCTGTTTTACTCTTTCAGCAGCATCAAGCTTCCTTTCTGGAAATATGGGGGCTGAATGGCTACTCACTCTATGATCCCTACTTGAGACCTGGAAATCCCCATGGCTTTTCACTGGGTTTGCCTAAGGCAAACAgcagaaaataataaaaacatatacTTCAAAAAACCACATAATATGAGCAGCAAACTTGACAAATGTACTAATAGAGAATCAGGAAACAGCTCtaaattagaaaataataaaatatatactttGAATGCCAGTTTTTCGAAATAGGGCCAAAAATGACAATTGTACCAATGGAGATTTACCTCTGCATTTTCCATCTTCAAAGTTTGGGGAAATGAAGTACTTACTTCATCTACCTGGAGAATAAACCACTATATTTTAGGAATAAAAGGAAGGTGTCAACGACACAAATGGATCATGATAAAATATCAATGTACAATATCATACAAACAAAAATGACATCATCCCCATCCACTAAAACTAGAATGAATTGAACCACTAAACTGACCAAAATAAACTATTATTTGTATGGAATTCTGGCTGAAGAAACCAATCCTACTAGTAGTTAAAAATGGAGAAAAAATAGGGGATAAGGAGAAAGTGAAATATAAGTTTTGGACCTCAATTTTCCAAGTCTTTATGTTTAAAGGTGCAACTCTAGCTTACAACAATAATAGCTtcaaaaatgaattaataaatttGCAATAGCATAAGAATCTTACCTCCATTGAATTCATTGATGCAGAAGTAACATCAAACTCCTTCTCATTAGCTCTATTGTCAAAACTTAATTCCACATCCTTGTTTGGGTCATAAGCAATCTCACCATCTTCCCCATCATCATCTTCAAGGCCACAGAATTGATAATCAATGTGATGCTGTTCTGTAACTTGCCTAACATGAGGTTCAATTGCCTCAAGTGATTTAAGTCCTTTCCTAAAGAAATTCAACTGCACCCACACAAGAAAGTGAAATGAAAAGTGGGGAGGAGGTTATCTGCATTGAACTTAATGATAAGGCAGAAGCCACTGACATTTGAAACTTGTGAAAATAAATTCAGAAACCTGAGCTGCATGGTAACGAGCAGCTTGTGTTACAAGACTTCTGGATTGACCTTGCTTCAGAGATTTCAATCGGAAAACACAAAGGGTTGCCACTTCAACATATTCGTCACGAGCTGTTTGCAACTGTTGCAAAGTGAAAGTTTCCCCTTTTCCACCTTTGGACTTTCCTTTTTCCTTCTGTTGTGTCACCATGTATTCATAGACATTTCTGAAGATCATGAATCAGGTTCAGAAAACGACTTACATaaccaaataaaaaaaagtaTGCAGAGAAAATGTGATGGACCTTTTCTCATCACACTGCCGCTTCATATCCTGCATCAGCAAACAAGAGAAAGGCCACTAAGCATGATAGTTGTAACAGAATATGTACAAAGGTAAAATTATTATCATTGGCACAGAAGAAATAATGTTGAAAATTCCTGATTTCTTGATTAAACAATAGAGATTCAAATGAACAAACCTCAACAGTCCTAAGCTCATTTAGAAGTGACTCAGACGGATTTGTAATTGTCAGCAATATATGGGAGCGCTGAAGCACAAAGAGCATCAATTTGGCTAAACAAAGGATTATTGGAAAAGGCAACATTTAACAAATTGCAAGAAGTTTATTTTGTTCAAGTTACAAATATGATTAAAACTCACATAATTATCCACAAGTTTCCGGAGTTCAAACTGCAAGTTCCCCAACATTAACAGGATCCTACCTGCAAATAAGTGCAATGTAATTACAGCAGAACCACTATACCACAATAACTTGGGCCAGGGAAACCATTTTCTGACACTCCCTTGCCATTCCACCAAAAAGAAGGTAACAGACTATACAGAAGCTTGCAAGTGCATAGTTACTTGATGAAATTGTTTCCCAGATGCAGCATAAGTATTTTTATGCAAGAGAAATCAAACATTGAAAGAATAAGAATTTAATGAAAGGCACGAAGCCTAAGACATTGACTAAGGAACATCATTGTATGCACTGCCCACTGAAAGTTGCTACGTTCAAGTAGAAATTCTGACCCATTTCGTTCTTTTTTTTTCTGTAAGGGGGATATCAGGGCATGTAAATGTC
The Gossypium arboreum isolate Shixiya-1 chromosome 10, ASM2569848v2, whole genome shotgun sequence genome window above contains:
- the LOC108489762 gene encoding uncharacterized protein At2g33490-like isoform X2 gives rise to the protein MKSSFGKLRRFALHKNDGKDKLDFLSAAHLDELAQAAQDMQEMRNCYDSLLLAAAATANSAYESLQEMGSCLQEKRLLPDDEESRRILLMLGNLQFELRKLVDNYRSHILLTITNPSESLLNELRTVEDMKRQCDEKRNVYEYMVTQQKEKGKSKGGKGETFTLQQLQTARDEYVEVATLCVFRLKSLKQGQSRSLVTQAARYHAAQLNFFRKGLKSLEAIEPHVRQVTEQHHIDYQFCGLEDDDGEDGEIAYDPNKDVELSFDNRANEKEFDVTSASMNSMEVDEVSTSFPQTLKMENAEANPVKSHGDFQVSSRDHRVSSHSAPIFPERKLDAAERVKQMLQSSTRTSNTYVLPTPNDSTFAVSSRTNSSISHTKPTNVAGHPYNTWHSSPLEQKNREKDSGDGQPSEFTILNSESGLKETNSSNSTSTQLPPPLSEGRESTQLDSTEAKKIKRKAVSGPLTSKQLSTKPILSATSSIPSAELPHLASAVFSHLTIPRSLSPPRVSPSASPPLVSSPRLNELHELPRPPNSSAAKSAKSPSLVGHSASLILRNQELSASNISPLAVSGASRLPTPPLIVPRSFSMPTRNQRATFSRLLEASQVPDKDGEVALPSSMPTKPIPSVSEVASHSGQIRGGS
- the LOC108489762 gene encoding uncharacterized protein At2g33490-like isoform X1 codes for the protein MKSSFGKLRRFALHKNDGKDKLDFLSAAHLDELAQAAQDMQEMRNCYDSLLLAAAATANSAYEFSESLQEMGSCLQEKRLLPDDEESRRILLMLGNLQFELRKLVDNYRSHILLTITNPSESLLNELRTVEDMKRQCDEKRNVYEYMVTQQKEKGKSKGGKGETFTLQQLQTARDEYVEVATLCVFRLKSLKQGQSRSLVTQAARYHAAQLNFFRKGLKSLEAIEPHVRQVTEQHHIDYQFCGLEDDDGEDGEIAYDPNKDVELSFDNRANEKEFDVTSASMNSMEVDEVSTSFPQTLKMENAEANPVKSHGDFQVSSRDHRVSSHSAPIFPERKLDAAERVKQMLQSSTRTSNTYVLPTPNDSTFAVSSRTNSSISHTKPTNVAGHPYNTWHSSPLEQKNREKDSGDGQPSEFTILNSESGLKETNSSNSTSTQLPPPLSEGRESTQLDSTEAKKIKRKAVSGPLTSKQLSTKPILSATSSIPSAELPHLASAVFSHLTIPRSLSPPRVSPSASPPLVSSPRLNELHELPRPPNSSAAKSAKSPSLVGHSASLILRNQELSASNISPLAVSGASRLPTPPLIVPRSFSMPTRNQRATFSRLLEASQVPDKDGEVALPSSMPTKPIPSVSEVASHSGQIRGGS